One Vitis vinifera cultivar Pinot Noir 40024 chromosome 8, ASM3070453v1 genomic window carries:
- the LOC100250423 gene encoding uncharacterized protein LOC100250423, with product MAMKAALINRNPNCTNLRTALFHSTPVLDRRRRTHWNFGGGASRNSSQRFNYYARSRKLHAKQTLLRNVSAYAEYLFQSGQSDHDEDDGFSSKGPSWFRKQYWDKGSKRDQGNAGPQSRSWRGFQFCEDDTEVETILRSAFGGSRTFYWSFINEENPQWGSSSGYRNNYRSSWNWRDRMDEEYGYSTDSDSSESDLASHRMALGLSVSGPLKLEEVKNAYRTCALKWHPDRHQGASKAIAEEKFKLCSAAYQSLCDKLAVD from the exons ATGGCCATGAAAGCAGCCCTGATAAACCGTAACCCTAACTGCACGAACCTGAGGACTGCCCTCTTTCATTCAACTCCTGTATTGGATCGTAGAAGGCGCACACATTGGAACTTT GGTGGAGGTGCTTCTAGAAATTCATCTCAG AGATTCAATTATTATGCAAGGTCCAGAAAACTGCATGCAAAACAAACACTATTGCGCAATGTCAGCGCCTATGCTGAGTACCTATTTCAG AGTGGGCAATCTGATCATGATGAAGACGATGGATTTTCAAGTAAAGGCCCTTCCTGGTTTAGAAAGCAGTACTGGGATAAGGGATCAAAGAGGGACCAGGGCAATGCAGGACCCCAGTCTAGGAGTTGGA GGGGTTTCCAGTTCTGTGAAGATGATACTGAAGTTGAGACAATTTTGCGATCTGCATTTGGGGGGAGCCGAACCTTCTACTGGTCCTTTATTAATGAAGAAAATCCTCAATGGGGGAGCTCATCAGGCTACAGAAATAATTACAGGTCCTCGTGGAATTGGAGAGATCGGATGGATGAGGAATATGGCTATTCCACAGATTCTGACAGTTCAGAGTCGGATTTGGCTTCCCATCGAATGGCCCTGGGGTTGAGTGTTTCTGGTCCTTTGAAACTTGAAGAAGTTAAAAATGC ATACAGAACCTGTGCACTGAAATGGCATCCAGACCGTCACCAAGGCGCCTCTAAG GCCATTGCAGAGGAAAAATTCAAGCTTTGTAGTGCGGCATACCAATCCTTGTGTGATAAGTTGGCTGTGGATTAA